In the genome of Terribacillus sp. FSL K6-0262, one region contains:
- a CDS encoding metal ABC transporter ATP-binding protein, which yields MTSILQIDKINFSYEQKAALREVSLQVERGDFLGLIGPNGGGKTTLIKLALGLLQPNKGSIQLFGQPVPSFKDWNKVSFVSQKANAFNKGFPATVFEVVAMGLTPKIGYFRRFSAKHRAAVKQAVAQVDMSDYLHENISSLSGGQQQRVFIARALVSQPELIILDEPTVGIDHANVKGFYELLQRLNNENGLTLVMITHDLEGIARYASKLVYLDQQVRYEGSPEQFSLPETDLHVLRGIHA from the coding sequence ATGACATCTATCCTTCAAATAGACAAGATTAATTTTTCCTATGAACAAAAAGCCGCTTTGCGCGAGGTATCCTTACAAGTCGAAAGGGGGGACTTCCTTGGTTTGATCGGTCCGAACGGCGGAGGCAAAACAACGCTGATCAAGCTTGCACTCGGACTGCTTCAGCCAAATAAGGGCTCCATCCAGCTCTTCGGACAGCCTGTCCCCTCTTTCAAGGACTGGAATAAAGTAAGCTTTGTATCGCAAAAAGCAAATGCCTTCAATAAAGGTTTCCCAGCTACTGTCTTTGAGGTGGTCGCAATGGGACTCACCCCGAAGATCGGTTATTTCCGCAGATTTTCGGCTAAGCACCGAGCTGCAGTGAAACAGGCAGTGGCCCAGGTGGATATGAGCGATTATCTGCATGAAAATATCAGCAGCCTATCCGGCGGTCAGCAGCAGCGTGTGTTCATCGCCAGGGCACTCGTAAGCCAGCCGGAATTGATCATCCTAGATGAACCCACAGTCGGGATCGATCATGCCAATGTAAAAGGCTTTTATGAATTGCTGCAGCGGTTGAATAATGAAAACGGACTGACACTTGTGATGATCACCCATGATTTGGAGGGAATTGCACGTTACGCATCCAAACTGGTTTATTTGGATCAGCAAGTCCGATACGAAGGCAGTCCCGAGCAATTCAGCTTGCCTGAAACCGACTTACATGTATTGCGAGGTATCCATGCATGA
- a CDS encoding spore coat protein, with product MPENQKIQNPQTTVPTTQDMNDRDHVTDLLATEKYMTASYSTALNEMSNQSLYETAARIFKEAQDAQRNLYNLMFQHGWYSLEQAAQQKVDQAYQQFSKTRQELPYT from the coding sequence ATGCCAGAGAACCAGAAGATACAGAATCCGCAAACGACTGTACCGACGACGCAGGATATGAATGACCGGGATCATGTGACTGATTTGCTTGCAACCGAAAAGTATATGACAGCTTCGTATAGTACTGCACTTAATGAAATGAGCAATCAATCGCTTTATGAAACAGCGGCTCGCATTTTCAAGGAAGCACAGGATGCCCAGCGCAATCTGTATAACTTGATGTTCCAGCACGGCTGGTACAGCCTGGAACAAGCCGCGCAGCAAAAGGTGGATCAAGCCTATCAGCAATTCAGCAAGACACGCCAGGAACTTCCTTATACATGA
- a CDS encoding ABC transporter permease — MRLQPLREMFKIPNTKVGIAFAIIVPLLFSIIWLTGYHDATNHLDRLQAAIVNEDGTQADALADRMIDSLPFDAELASYDDAQEQLDQNDIAMLIVIPEAFTESLAKQGDTSLQFYMNSSNSQVALSIAENAARQMTASIAGSNVQAEIIKENPIGNFATSMVPMILGFIVFIAFMTMNIQMNIVTQIVNRKFGKWQVFWNKQLLLLIVGLVVTTIIVTIHYFANDTAASYMQLWGYELLVVFACISFTQMSFAIFGNAGALFNVAMIPFQLMAAGNIIPTDLLSPVFRAIGAALPASNGVQGFSQLIYAGQSVPSTILHLGLILIITFLLSCLALALKKQQPVQFVKKDEPASAV; from the coding sequence TTGCGTTTACAACCTTTACGGGAAATGTTCAAGATCCCGAATACGAAAGTCGGCATCGCTTTTGCCATCATTGTCCCATTACTCTTTTCCATCATTTGGCTGACAGGCTATCATGATGCAACCAACCATCTGGATCGCCTGCAAGCTGCCATAGTCAATGAGGACGGCACCCAGGCCGATGCATTGGCCGATCGAATGATCGACAGCCTGCCATTCGATGCAGAGCTTGCTTCCTATGACGATGCGCAAGAACAGCTTGATCAAAATGATATTGCGATGCTGATTGTCATTCCAGAGGCGTTCACGGAAAGCTTGGCCAAGCAGGGTGATACATCCTTACAGTTTTACATGAATAGTTCCAATTCCCAAGTCGCGCTGTCGATAGCCGAAAATGCAGCCAGACAAATGACGGCTTCCATCGCAGGATCCAATGTACAAGCAGAAATCATCAAAGAAAATCCGATCGGTAACTTTGCCACTTCCATGGTTCCGATGATTCTCGGCTTCATTGTATTCATTGCTTTCATGACAATGAATATCCAAATGAACATCGTCACGCAAATCGTGAACCGCAAGTTCGGTAAATGGCAAGTCTTTTGGAACAAACAGCTTCTTTTACTGATCGTCGGTCTTGTCGTTACGACAATCATCGTTACGATTCACTACTTTGCAAATGATACCGCCGCTTCTTATATGCAGCTATGGGGCTACGAGCTGCTTGTCGTGTTTGCCTGCATCAGCTTCACCCAAATGAGCTTCGCTATTTTCGGCAATGCCGGCGCCCTGTTCAATGTTGCGATGATTCCGTTCCAGCTGATGGCAGCAGGGAATATCATCCCGACAGATCTATTGTCTCCTGTGTTCCGTGCGATAGGAGCAGCACTGCCAGCTTCCAATGGCGTACAGGGCTTCAGTCAGCTCATCTACGCAGGCCAAAGTGTACCTTCGACAATCCTTCATCTTGGATTGATATTGATCATCACCTTCCTGCTTTCATGCCTTGCATTGGCACTGAAGAAACAGCAGCCAGTTCAATTCGTCAAAAAAGACGAGCCAGCTTCAGCAGTATGA
- a CDS encoding MarR family transcriptional regulator translates to MSRTQDELGLILSRTYLSLKRETSRMLQQFELTPEQFSLIAELDKQDDITQKELAELTEREQTTVTKIIDKLAKKNLVIRGHDPHDRRAIRLQITGEGRELVQLIKPRIEEVEKHAYNGFQQSEIELLHTLIHRLHQNLQ, encoded by the coding sequence ATGAGCAGGACACAGGACGAGTTGGGATTGATTTTATCCAGGACTTACCTATCCTTGAAACGGGAGACCTCCCGCATGCTCCAGCAGTTCGAACTGACACCCGAGCAATTCTCCCTGATAGCGGAATTGGACAAGCAGGATGATATCACACAAAAAGAGCTTGCCGAACTGACAGAGAGAGAACAGACGACGGTGACGAAGATCATTGATAAGCTCGCCAAGAAGAACCTGGTGATACGAGGTCATGATCCGCATGATCGCAGGGCGATCCGCTTGCAGATCACGGGTGAAGGCCGGGAGCTGGTCCAGCTTATCAAACCAAGGATAGAAGAAGTCGAAAAACATGCATACAATGGTTTCCAACAAAGTGAAATTGAATTGCTGCATACTCTGATTCACAGACTGCATCAGAATTTGCAGTGA